The proteins below come from a single Streptomyces spongiicola genomic window:
- the mnmA gene encoding tRNA 2-thiouridine(34) synthase MnmA — MTDTRQRPLRVLAAMSGGVDSAVAAARAAEAGHDVTGVHLALSANPQSFRTGARGCCTVEDSRDARRAADVIGIPFYVWDLAERFREDVVEDFVAEYEAGRTPNPCLRCNEKIKFAALLDRALALGFDAVCTGHYATVVVREDGRRELHRASDQAKDQSYVLGVLDERQLAHAVFPLGDTLTTKDEIRAEAERRGLAVARKPDSHDICFIADGDTQGFLAKRLGRAEGDIVDESGTRLGTHDGAYGFTIGQRKGLRIGHPAPDGRPRYVLDISPVDNTVTVGPAEALEVSALTAVRPRWCGTAPSGPGTYTAQLRAHGGETEVSAELVGDELRVAFAEPVRGVAPGQAIVLYDGTRVVGSATIAATTRRPGTVTA, encoded by the coding sequence ATGACTGACACACGCCAGCGCCCCCTCCGCGTCCTCGCCGCCATGTCCGGCGGTGTGGACTCCGCCGTCGCCGCCGCCCGGGCCGCCGAAGCGGGACACGACGTGACCGGGGTGCATCTGGCGCTCTCGGCGAACCCGCAGTCGTTCCGCACCGGCGCGCGCGGCTGCTGCACCGTCGAGGACTCCCGCGACGCCCGCCGCGCCGCGGACGTCATCGGCATCCCCTTCTATGTCTGGGACCTCGCCGAGCGGTTCCGCGAGGACGTGGTCGAGGACTTCGTCGCGGAGTACGAGGCGGGCCGCACCCCCAACCCCTGCCTGCGCTGCAACGAGAAGATCAAGTTCGCGGCGCTGCTCGACAGGGCGCTGGCCCTGGGGTTCGACGCCGTGTGCACCGGCCACTACGCCACCGTCGTCGTGCGCGAGGACGGCCGCCGCGAGCTGCACCGCGCGAGCGACCAGGCCAAGGACCAGTCCTATGTGCTCGGAGTGCTCGACGAGCGGCAGCTCGCCCACGCCGTGTTCCCGCTCGGCGACACCCTCACCACCAAGGACGAGATCCGCGCGGAGGCCGAGCGGCGCGGACTGGCCGTGGCGAGGAAGCCCGACAGCCACGACATCTGCTTCATCGCCGACGGCGACACCCAGGGGTTCCTCGCGAAGCGCCTCGGCAGGGCGGAGGGCGACATCGTCGACGAGTCCGGGACGAGGCTGGGCACCCACGACGGCGCGTACGGCTTCACCATCGGCCAGCGCAAGGGACTGCGCATCGGCCACCCCGCGCCCGACGGCAGGCCGCGCTACGTCCTGGACATCTCACCGGTGGACAACACCGTCACGGTCGGCCCGGCCGAGGCCCTGGAGGTGTCGGCGCTCACCGCGGTGAGGCCCCGCTGGTGCGGCACGGCACCCTCCGGCCCGGGTACGTACACGGCGCAGCTGCGCGCCCACGGCGGCGAGACGGAGGTCTCGGCCGAGCTGGTGGGCGACGAGCTGAGGGTGGCGTTCGCCGAGCCCGTCCGCGGGGTCGCCCCCGGTCAGGCGATCGTGCTGTACGACGGCACCCGCGTGGTCGGCTCGGCGACGATCGCGGCGACGACGCGCCGGCCGGGTACGGTCACGGCCTGA